The following coding sequences lie in one Lolium perenne isolate Kyuss_39 chromosome 2, Kyuss_2.0, whole genome shotgun sequence genomic window:
- the LOC127331174 gene encoding cis-zeatin O-glucosyltransferase 1-like, whose translation MATESTESVAFVAVPFPAQGHLNQLLHLSLLVASRGLSVHYAAPAAQVRQARSRVHGWDPKALSSIHFHDLDVPAYESPAPDPTAPSPFPNHLIPMWEAFSTAASAPLAVLLRSVSATHRRVVVVYDRINSFAAVEAARLDNGEAYGLQCVAMSYHMGWLDPGHQLLRDHALEYIPIDVSMSKECMEYLFRTTAELQDEGGRGVASAVGIVMNTCRELEGEFIDAIAEHPSSKDQKFFAVGPLNPLLDGSTHAPGETRHECMEWLDAQPPASVLYVSFGTTSSFRGDQIVEMAAALKGSKQRFIWVLRDADRADIFTEPGECPHHKLMSEFTKQTHGTGLVITGWAPQLEILAHGATAAFMSHCGWNSTLESLGHGKPILAWPMHSDQPWDAELLCKYLRVGLLVRPWKKHDQVVPAEAIQEVIEEAMLSENGMAMRQRAKVLGEAVRASVAKGGSSSKDLDNFIAYITR comes from the coding sequence ATGGCGACTGAGTCGACGGAATCGGTGGCCTTCGTCGCTGTGCCGTTCCCTGCGCAGGGCCACCTGAACCAGCTGTTGCACCTGTCCCTGCTGGTCGCATCCCGGGGACTCTCGGTGCACTACGCGGCACCGGCGGCGCAAGTCCGGCAGGCACGGTCCCGCGTGCACGGCTGGGACCCCAAGGCTCTCAGCTCCATCCACTTCCACGACCTCGACGTCCCCGCCTACGAGTCACCGGCCCCCGACCCGACGGCCCCGTCTCCATTCCCCAACCACCTTATTCCCATGTGGGAGGCCTTCAGCACCGCCGCGAGCGCCCCTCTCGCCGTCCTTCTCCGGAGCGTCTCGGCCACCCACCGCCGCGTGGTGGTCGTGTACGACAGGATCAACTCCTTCGCCGCAGTGGAGGCGGCGCGGCTGGACAACGGCGAGGCGTACGGGCTGCAGTGCGTGGCCATGTCCTACCACATGGGATGGCTGGACCCCGGCCACCAGCTCCTGCGCGACCATGCCCTCGAGTACATCCCCATCGACGTCTCCATGTCCAAGGAGTGCATGGAGTACTTGTTCCGTACAACGGCGGAGTTGCAGGACGAAGGGGGCCGAGGCGTGGCCTCGGCCGTCGGCATCGTCATGAACACGTGCCGCGAACTGGAGGGCGAgttcatcgacgccatcgccgagcacCCGTCATCCAAGGACCAGAAGTTCTTCGCCGTCGGGCCACTGAACCCGCTGTTGGATGGGAGCACGCACGCTCCGGGGGAGACGCGGCACGAGTGCATGGAATGGCTCGACGCTCAGCCTCCGGCATCGGTGCTCTACGTCTCCTTCGGGACGACGTCTTCTTTCCGGGGAGACCAGATCGTGGAGATGGCGGCGGCCCTCAAGGGCAGCAAGCAGAGGTTCATCTGGGTGCTGCGAGACGCCGACCGTGCCGACATATTCACGGAACCTGGCGAGTGCCCGCACCACAAGCTGATGTCGGAGTTTACAAAACAAACCCATGGAACGGGGCTGGTGATCACCGGGTGGGCGCCGCAGCTGGAGATCCTGGCGCACGGCGCCACGGCGGCGTTCATGAGCCACTGCGGCTGGAACTCTACCTTGGAGAGCCTGGGCCACGGCAAGCCTATCCTCGCGTGGCCAATGCACTCCGACCAGCCATGGGACGCGGAGCTTCTCTGCAAGTACCTCAGGGTCGGCCTCCTCGTGAGGCCATGGAAGAAGCACGATCAGGTCGTACCGGCGGAGGCCATCCAAGAGGTGATCGAGGAAGCGATGCTTTCAGAAAATGGAATGGCGATGCGCCAGAGGGCGAAGGTGCTCGGTGAGGCCGTTCGTGCATCTGTGGCCAAAGGTGGCTCCTCGAGCAAAGACCTGGACAACTTTATTGCTTACATCACAAGGTGA